The Stenotrophomonas maltophilia genome includes a region encoding these proteins:
- a CDS encoding LysR family transcriptional regulator, protein MSINCEILDLRAFLLVSETRSFHRAAEILHVSQPALSRRIQKLEQAVGSPLLERTTRSVSTTAVGENLLPLVRRMLEEFDGSLFSLRGRDDTRGATVTIACLPTAAFYFLPSVMARFHEAHPNVRFRILDIPATEGLQAVERGEVEFGINFMGANDPNLDFDVLAEDPFVLACRRDHPLARKRKVEWADLAEHQLITVHRTSGNRTLLDGALARENLKLSWHYEVTHLSTSLGMVEAGIGVSVLPKMATPDGDHPTLVTRTIGNPVVSRTIGIVRRRGALLSPTAERFLQMLMSQWRGET, encoded by the coding sequence ATGAGCATCAATTGCGAGATCCTGGATCTACGCGCATTCCTGCTGGTGTCGGAGACGCGCAGCTTCCACCGCGCCGCGGAGATCCTGCACGTCTCCCAGCCGGCACTCAGCCGACGGATACAGAAGCTGGAGCAGGCTGTGGGTTCGCCACTGCTGGAGCGCACCACGCGCAGCGTCAGCACCACCGCCGTCGGCGAGAACCTGCTGCCGCTGGTGCGTCGTATGCTGGAGGAATTCGATGGGTCACTGTTCTCACTGCGGGGCCGGGACGATACGCGGGGCGCTACCGTCACCATCGCCTGCCTGCCCACGGCGGCGTTCTACTTCCTGCCCAGCGTGATGGCGCGTTTCCACGAAGCGCATCCCAACGTGCGCTTCCGGATCCTGGATATCCCGGCCACCGAAGGCCTGCAGGCGGTAGAGCGTGGCGAAGTCGAGTTCGGCATCAACTTCATGGGCGCCAACGATCCGAATCTCGATTTCGACGTGCTGGCCGAAGATCCCTTCGTGCTGGCCTGCCGACGCGATCATCCGCTGGCCCGCAAGCGCAAGGTGGAATGGGCCGATCTGGCCGAGCACCAGCTGATCACCGTGCATCGCACCAGCGGCAACCGCACGCTGCTGGATGGTGCCCTGGCGCGCGAGAACCTCAAGCTGAGCTGGCACTACGAAGTGACCCACCTGTCGACGTCACTGGGCATGGTCGAGGCCGGCATCGGCGTGTCGGTCCTGCCGAAAATGGCCACGCCGGACGGGGATCATCCGACCCTGGTGACGCGCACGATTGGTAACCCCGTGGTGTCGCGCACGATCGGGATCGTCCGTCGCCGGGGCGCCCTGCTCTCGCCTACTGCGGAACGCTTTCTGCAGATGTTGATGAGCCAGTGGCGCGGGGAGACCTGA
- a CDS encoding excinuclease ABC subunit UvrA: MSKPPFGESSCAAAASGCVEVRGAREHNLRNVDVSIPRNALVVFSGVSGSGKSSLAFGTIFAEAQRRYFESVAPYARRLIDQAGVPDVDAIDGLPPAVALQQQRGASNARSSVGSVTTLSSLVRMMYSRAGAYPANQPMLYAEDFSPNTPQGACSTCHGLGHVYEVTEALMVPDPSLSIRERAIASWPPAWHGQNLRDILVTLGYDIDVPWKKLPKKDREWILFTEETPTVPVYAGFTPAETRAALKRKLEPSYMGTYTGARRYVLHTFANTQSALMRKRVSRYMEGKLCPVCHGKRLKPEALSVTFAGVDIGEFMRLPLDQLADLLEPIAEGDFGAHSKGAPISTHATPRDRARRAASGRATHEGAPDVRLTSALSEEKRLAAQRLAGGVMGRVRQLRELGLGYLSLDRATPTLSAGELQRLRLATQLSSLLFGVLYVLDEPSAGLHPADSQALYDALDRLRDGGNSVFVVEHDLELMRRAQWLVDVGPEAGERGGRVLYSGEPGGLRQVQESRTALYLFDQVPAPTRRQRTATHWLELQGIHRHNLQGVDAQVPLGLLTAVTGISGSGKSSLMAQALPELMLLHLGHEPADDGAEASPNDGPTVMETTRGQLAGDVDAIQRVVQVDQKPIGRTPRSNLATYTGMFDHVRKLFAATPAARRRRFDAGRFSFNVAKGRCETCEGEGFVSVELLFMPSVYAPCPTCHGARYNEATLKVLWNDRNIAEVLQMTVDQAHAFFMAEEVIARPLQLLQDIGLGYLRLGQPATELSGGEAQRIKLATELQRSQRGRTLYVLDEPTTGLHASDADRLLVQLQRLVDAGNTVVMIEHDMRAVAQADWVIDVGPGAGSAGGTIVAKGTPQQVARARGSRTAPFLARELAPL, from the coding sequence ATGTCCAAGCCCCCTTTTGGTGAATCGTCATGTGCCGCCGCTGCCAGCGGTTGCGTCGAGGTGCGTGGCGCGCGCGAGCACAACCTCAGGAATGTCGACGTCTCCATCCCGCGCAACGCATTGGTGGTGTTTTCCGGTGTTTCGGGCTCCGGCAAGTCATCGCTGGCGTTCGGCACGATCTTCGCGGAGGCGCAGCGGCGCTACTTTGAGTCGGTTGCGCCGTATGCACGGCGTCTGATCGACCAGGCCGGCGTGCCCGATGTGGACGCCATCGACGGGTTGCCGCCGGCAGTGGCCCTGCAGCAGCAGCGCGGCGCCAGCAACGCGCGCTCATCGGTGGGCAGCGTCACTACGCTGTCCAGCCTGGTGCGCATGATGTATTCGCGTGCAGGTGCATACCCGGCCAACCAGCCGATGCTTTACGCCGAGGACTTTTCGCCCAATACCCCGCAGGGCGCCTGCAGCACCTGTCACGGGCTGGGGCACGTCTACGAGGTGACGGAAGCCTTGATGGTGCCGGATCCGTCGCTGAGCATCCGCGAGCGCGCCATCGCCTCCTGGCCGCCGGCCTGGCATGGCCAGAACCTGCGCGACATCCTGGTCACGCTCGGCTACGACATCGACGTACCGTGGAAGAAGCTGCCGAAGAAGGATCGGGAGTGGATCCTGTTCACGGAGGAAACGCCCACCGTGCCGGTCTATGCAGGCTTCACGCCTGCCGAGACCCGGGCTGCGCTCAAGCGAAAGCTCGAGCCGAGCTACATGGGTACATACACCGGCGCGCGTCGCTATGTGCTGCATACCTTCGCCAACACCCAGAGCGCGCTGATGCGCAAACGGGTTTCCCGCTACATGGAAGGCAAGCTGTGCCCGGTCTGCCACGGAAAGCGGCTGAAGCCGGAAGCGCTCTCGGTCACCTTCGCGGGCGTGGATATCGGTGAGTTCATGCGGTTGCCCCTGGATCAACTGGCGGATCTGCTGGAGCCCATCGCGGAAGGTGATTTCGGTGCACACAGCAAGGGTGCACCTATCAGCACGCATGCGACACCCCGCGATCGTGCCCGGCGCGCCGCGAGTGGCCGCGCGACGCACGAGGGCGCCCCCGACGTGCGCCTGACCTCGGCCCTGTCCGAAGAGAAGCGGCTGGCCGCACAGCGGCTGGCGGGCGGAGTCATGGGGCGGGTACGGCAACTGCGCGAGCTTGGCCTGGGCTATCTCTCGCTGGACCGCGCCACGCCCACGCTGTCCGCCGGCGAACTGCAGCGCCTGCGGCTGGCCACGCAGCTCAGCTCGTTGCTGTTTGGTGTGCTGTACGTGCTCGACGAGCCTTCGGCCGGACTGCATCCCGCCGACAGCCAGGCGCTGTACGACGCGTTGGACCGGCTGCGTGATGGCGGAAACTCGGTGTTCGTGGTCGAGCACGATCTGGAGCTGATGCGCCGCGCGCAGTGGCTGGTGGACGTGGGCCCGGAGGCCGGCGAGCGGGGAGGGCGCGTGCTCTACAGCGGTGAGCCGGGCGGCCTGCGCCAGGTGCAGGAGTCGCGCACGGCACTGTATCTGTTCGACCAGGTACCCGCGCCCACCCGTCGGCAGCGCACCGCCACCCACTGGCTGGAACTGCAGGGCATCCATCGCCACAACCTGCAGGGAGTGGACGCGCAGGTGCCGCTGGGATTGCTGACGGCCGTGACCGGCATTTCGGGGTCGGGCAAGTCCAGCCTGATGGCACAGGCCTTGCCCGAGCTGATGCTGCTGCACCTGGGGCATGAACCCGCGGACGATGGCGCCGAGGCGTCGCCGAACGACGGGCCGACGGTGATGGAAACCACCCGAGGCCAGTTGGCCGGTGATGTGGACGCCATCCAGCGGGTCGTGCAGGTCGACCAGAAGCCGATTGGCCGCACACCGCGCTCCAACCTCGCCACCTATACCGGGATGTTCGATCACGTACGCAAACTGTTCGCGGCGACGCCCGCCGCACGTCGTCGTCGCTTCGATGCGGGTCGTTTCTCGTTCAACGTAGCCAAGGGCCGATGCGAAACCTGCGAAGGCGAGGGTTTCGTGAGTGTCGAACTGCTGTTCATGCCCAGCGTCTATGCCCCATGCCCCACCTGCCACGGCGCCCGCTACAACGAGGCCACGCTGAAGGTGCTGTGGAACGACCGCAACATCGCCGAGGTCCTGCAGATGACCGTGGACCAGGCGCATGCATTCTTCATGGCGGAAGAGGTCATTGCCCGGCCGTTGCAGCTGCTGCAGGACATCGGCCTGGGTTACCTGAGGCTGGGCCAGCCGGCCACGGAGCTTTCAGGCGGCGAGGCCCAGCGCATCAAGCTGGCCACTGAACTGCAGCGCAGCCAGCGCGGGCGCACGCTTTACGTGCTGGACGAACCCACCACCGGCCTGCACGCGTCGGATGCGGACAGGCTGCTGGTTCAGCTGCAGCGGCTGGTCGACGCAGGAAATACGGTGGTGATGATCGAGCATGACATGCGGGCGGTCGCCCAGGCGGACTGGGTGATTGACGTCGGGCCGGGCGCAGGCAGCGCGGGTGGCACCATCGTGGCGAAGGGAACGCCGCAACAGGTGGCCCGCGCGCGGGGAAGCAGGACAGCGCCTTTCCTTGCGCGCGAGCTGGCTCCTCTGTAG
- a CDS encoding 4-oxalomesaconate tautomerase has translation MSNDLLSIPCVLMRGGTSKGPFFLASDLPADVVERDRLLVEVMGSGHPLQIDGIGGGNALTSKVAIIDRSSRADADVDYLFAQVRVEQQVVDTSPNCGNMLAAVGPYAIERGLVQAQDPQTEVRIHNVNTGKLIIATVETPGGHLVYRGDTRIAGAPGSAAPVRLSFLDAAGARTGKLLPSGHARETIDGVPVSLVDCAMPMMLVHAEDLGVRGDASPAELNADAALMRRLEALRIEAGARMGIADAGNKVIPKPVLLSAPQHGGDLQVRYFMPHQCHTALAITGAVGLATAAVTPGTLAHTLVGCLSVPGSITLEHPSGDLQVGLSRSSDDAPVIASVVRTARRLFEGRVFATTPVPAMASSTQARQWTSAA, from the coding sequence ATGTCCAACGATCTGCTCAGCATTCCCTGCGTACTCATGCGCGGTGGTACATCCAAGGGCCCGTTCTTCCTGGCCAGCGACCTTCCGGCGGACGTTGTTGAACGCGATCGCCTGCTGGTGGAAGTAATGGGGTCGGGCCATCCGCTGCAGATCGATGGCATCGGTGGCGGCAACGCACTGACCAGCAAGGTGGCCATCATCGATCGATCCAGCCGGGCAGACGCCGACGTGGACTATCTGTTCGCCCAGGTACGGGTGGAGCAGCAGGTGGTGGACACGTCCCCCAACTGCGGCAACATGCTGGCGGCGGTGGGCCCGTACGCCATCGAGCGGGGGCTGGTGCAGGCTCAGGATCCGCAGACCGAGGTGCGCATCCACAACGTCAACACCGGCAAGCTGATCATCGCCACGGTGGAAACGCCGGGTGGCCATCTGGTCTACCGCGGTGATACGCGCATTGCCGGCGCACCGGGCTCGGCCGCGCCGGTCAGGCTTTCCTTCCTTGATGCCGCAGGCGCCCGCACCGGCAAGCTGCTGCCCAGCGGCCACGCCCGGGAAACCATCGATGGCGTGCCGGTCAGCCTGGTGGACTGCGCCATGCCGATGATGCTGGTGCATGCCGAGGACCTGGGCGTGCGCGGTGATGCATCGCCCGCCGAACTGAACGCGGATGCCGCGCTCATGCGCCGGCTGGAAGCGCTGCGCATCGAGGCGGGCGCCCGCATGGGCATCGCCGACGCCGGCAACAAGGTCATTCCCAAGCCGGTGCTGCTGTCGGCGCCGCAACACGGCGGCGATCTGCAGGTGCGTTACTTCATGCCGCACCAATGCCACACCGCACTGGCCATTACCGGCGCGGTCGGCCTGGCTACCGCCGCCGTCACGCCGGGCACGCTGGCCCACACTTTGGTCGGGTGCCTGTCCGTTCCCGGCAGCATTACCCTCGAACATCCGAGCGGGGACCTGCAGGTGGGCCTCAGTCGCAGCTCGGATGACGCACCGGTGATTGCCAGCGTGGTCCGCACCGCACGCCGATTGTTCGAA
- a CDS encoding BLUF domain-containing protein has protein sequence MPIRAVVYASQAVEGLSIDRLEALVTDAARFNKLAGVTGVLLHDGTRFVQYFEGPEDGVASVYERVLQSTSHTDVVELARGRVSTRQFPYWSMHQLPADQLLVGRLARADWSRFKRSQPEEIAGSAWGIDVLAAAVEPHVHAA, from the coding sequence ATGCCCATCCGGGCCGTTGTATACGCAAGCCAGGCCGTTGAAGGCCTTTCGATTGACCGCCTGGAAGCACTCGTCACCGATGCTGCGAGGTTCAACAAGCTTGCAGGGGTGACAGGCGTGCTGCTGCATGACGGCACGCGATTCGTGCAGTACTTCGAAGGGCCGGAAGATGGGGTGGCCAGCGTCTACGAGCGGGTGCTGCAATCGACCAGCCACACGGATGTGGTGGAGCTGGCCCGGGGGCGTGTCTCTACCCGGCAGTTCCCCTATTGGTCGATGCACCAGCTTCCTGCCGACCAGCTTCTGGTCGGCCGACTTGCCAGGGCCGACTGGTCACGCTTCAAGAGAAGCCAGCCCGAGGAGATTGCGGGTTCCGCGTGGGGTATTGATGTGCTGGCCGCTGCGGTTGAGCCCCACGTGCACGCCGCTTAG